A region from the Lolium perenne isolate Kyuss_39 chromosome 4, Kyuss_2.0, whole genome shotgun sequence genome encodes:
- the LOC139839306 gene encoding uncharacterized protein, translated as MRLLEGSDLPPPEFVDFEDADKKKIQLPNPSYDAWITRDQQVVSYILNSLSEDMLSHVYGMVHAAEIWSAIHELFSSQSKSRVSNIRGALINTKKLDMTTQQYITKMKGFASELATAEKTVDDDELKDYIMNGLNGSYNGFVATLTVVPSTSLSDMCSQLLSYEKL; from the coding sequence ATGCGCTTGCTTGAAGGTTCTGACCTGCCGCCGCCTGAGTTTGTTGATTTTGAGGATGCTGACAAGAAAAAGATTCAACTGCCCAATCCTTCCTATGATGCCTGGATCACACGGGATCAGCAGGTTGTGAGCTACATCCTCAATTCTCTGTCTGAGGATATGCTCTCTCATGTCTATGGTATGGTCCATGCTGCTGAAATCTGGAGTGCTATCCATGAGCTGTTCTCCTCCCAGTCCAAATCCAGGGTTTCCAACATCCGAGGTGCACTCATTAATACCAAGAAACTGGACATGACAACCCAACAGTATATCACCAAGATGAAAGGCTTTGCTTCTGAGCTGGCCACTGCAGAGAAGACTGTTGATGATGATGAACTCAAGGATTATATTATGAATGGACTTAATGGCTCTTACAATGGTTTTGTTGCTACTCTCACAGTTGTTCCGTCGACATCTCTCAGTGACATGTGCTCTCAACTACTATCTTATGAAAAATTGTGA